A DNA window from Onychostoma macrolepis isolate SWU-2019 chromosome 13, ASM1243209v1, whole genome shotgun sequence contains the following coding sequences:
- the nolc1 gene encoding nucleolar and coiled-body phosphoprotein 1 isoform X1, with protein MAQDGTVPSDLYKHVYSFLVENKFTNAAKEFLKQAKVKPQDQNEDSLLDIFHFWVKSPETKKRKAVTSSPSAVNGPSAKKAKKDAVSSSSEDSSSEEEAAAPAKKVVQAKAPAPKKPAAVAAKKSSSSEDSSDSEDEAPAKTAAKKPAAVKPAVKPAAPARKKDTSSSSEDSDSDVEPAKTPATGAKAKPVARTPKSASTPVSAAKKQDSSSNEDSSSDSEDEAPAKTAVKAPVPVKTPPAKPAAPAESSSEESSSDEEDAPPTKKSKIGQFNAVPPPRALTTPVKAPVKTATPKASAKKDSSSSDSSDSEDEAKKPAAKPAPAKAAPAKKAPTKVAPAQKKDSSSSDSSSSEDEAAKPAVKVTPAKAASAKTTPAKVTPAADKSSSSSSEDSDDEELAAKKPAAKVVPVKPAPAKKTPAKVKPAAKESSSSSSESEEDKPATKPTPAKAAPAKAAPAKAAPAKAAPAKAAPAKAAPLKTTPAKKKDSSSDSDSSEDEAPAKPAAKSKPLSTPKPAAKPAESSSDSDSSSDDEEPQKKATTTPISKPAATSAKPTSAAKPSAKAAESSSDSDSSSDEEPQKKTTTTPVSKPGTPAKPAVAAKPAAKPADSSSDSESDSSDSEDETAAAKKAKPVAATAAKKSAPATKPPAPASKNAAESSSSDSDSSSEDEKKVKTTVTPKAAAAKPVSSKKAESSSSESDSSDSETEAKKTPAKPAVTNGKAATTKTPTSAAKTPAKKTAESSSSSDSSSDEEESPKTPAVKTPPATKAQAAKAKADSSSSEDSSSEEEETTAKTPVTTNGKKSKKKGKEEETTTPKNTKITTSTPQTFPRTKQKESNTPFRRVRDEEIEVDPRLADNSFDAKMGANSDWGQKANSVLKFTKGKSFRHEKTKKKRGSYRGGAISTSVNSIKFDSD; from the exons ATGGCGCAGGACGGTACGGTGCCCAGCGATCTCTACAAGCATGTGTACTCGTTTCTCGTGGAAAATAAGTTCACCAACGCCGCGAAAGAGTTTTTAAAGCAAGCTAAAGTG AAACCTCAAGACCAAAATGAGGACAGTCTCCTGGACATCTTCCATTTTTGGGTCAA GTCCCCAGAAACCAAAAAGCGCAAAGCGGTCACCAGTAGCCCTTCGGCAGTCAACGGCCCATCAGCCAAGAAAGCAAAGAAAGATGCAGTGAGTTCAAGTAGTGAGGACTCCAGCAGTGAAGAGGAAGCTGCAGCACCTGCCAAGAAAGTTGTACAAG CGAAAGCTCCTGCTCCAAAGAAGCCAGCAGCTGTAGCTGCTAAAAAGAGCAGCAGCTCTGAAGACTCCAGCGACTCGGAGGATGAAGCTCCAGCTAAAACAGCAGCAAAG AAGCCTGCAGCTGTGAAACCTGCTGTTAAGCCTGCAGCACCAGCCAGGAAGAAAGACACCAGTTCCAGCAGCGAGGACTCAGACTCTGATGTGGAGCCGGCCAAAACTCCAGCGACAG GAGCAAAGGCCAAGCCTGTGGCAAGGACCCCTAAATCGGCGTCCACTCCGGTGTCTGCAGCTAAGAAGCAAGACAGTAGCAGCAATGAGGACAGCTCTAGTGATTCTGAGGATGAGGCTCCAGCTAAG ACAGCAGTAAAAGCACCAGTCCCAGTGAAGACCCCTCCAGCTAAACCTGCGGCCCCGGCAGAATCCAGCAGTGAGGAGTCCTCCTCAGATGAGGAAGATGCACCTCCTACTAAGAAATCCAAGATTG GACAATTCAATGCCGTCCCGCCTCCTAGAGCACTGACCACTCCAGTCAAAGCCCCTG TTAAGACTGCGACTCCCAAAGCCAGTGCTAAGAAGGACTCATCCAGTTCTGACAGCTCTG ATTCAGAGGATGAAGCAAAGAAACCAGCTGCCAAACCTGCTCCGGCTAAAGCAGCCCCAGCCAAGAAAGCACCTACAAAGGTTGCTCCTGCTCAGAAAAAGGATTCGTCTAGTTCAGATTCTTCAAGCTCAGAGGATGAAGCAGCAAAGCCAGCTGTCAAAGTCACACCAGCAAAAGCTGCATCTGCTAAAACCACACCTGCTAAAGTCACCCCGGCTGCAGACAAGTCTTCATCATCAAGCTCGGAGGACTCTGACGATGAGGAGTTGGCAGCCAAGAAACCGGCAGCTAAAGTTGTCCCGGTTAAACCTGCGCCAGCCAAGAAAACGCCAGCTAAAGTCAAGCCCGCTGCAAAAGAATCATCATCATCTAGCTCCGAGTCTGAGGAAGACAAACCGGCCACAAAACCAACCCCAGCCAAGGCTGCTCCTGCTAAAGCTGCTCCTGCTAAAGCTGCTCCTGCTAAAGCTGCTCCTGCTAAAGCTGCTCCTGCTAAAGCTGCTCCTCTGAAGACAACCCCTGCTAAGAAAAAGGATTCAAGTTCAG ATTCAGACAGCTCTGAGGATGAGGCACCTGCTAAACCAGCAGCTAAATCCAAGCCTTTAAGCACTCCTAAACCTGCAGCCAAGCCCGCTGAATCCAGCTCTGACTCGGACAGCTCTTCAGATGATGAGGAACCGCAAAAGAAAGCTACCACCACACCAATATCCAAACCTGCGGCTACCTCAGCCAAACCTACCTCAGCAGCTAAGCCTTCCGCTAAGGCTGCTGAAAGTAGTTCAGACTCGGACAGCTCATCAGATGAGGAACCGCAAAAGAAAACCACCACCACACCGGTATCCAAACCAGGTACCCCAGCTAAACCTGCAGTTGCAGCTAAACCTGCTGCTAAACCAGCTGATAGCAGTTCTGACTCTGAATCCGACAGCTCTGACTCTGAAGACGAGACTGCGGCTGCAAAGAAAGCTAAACCAGTAGCGGCTACTGCTGCCAAGAAGTCCGCCCCTGCCACCAAACCACCAGCTCCAGCCAGTAAGAACGCAGCGGAGTCCAGCAGCAGTGATTCGGACAGCTCCAGTGAAGACGAGAAGAAAGTAAAGACTACTGTGACCCCAAAAGCAGCAGCAGCTAAGCCAGTTAGCTCGAAGAAAGCCGAGAGCAGTAGCTCCGAATCTGACAGTTCAGACTCTGAGACGGAGGCTAAGAAGACTCCCGCCAAGCCTGCAGTCACCAACGGAAAGGCCGCTACAACAAAAACCCCCACCTCTGCAGCAAAGACGCCAGCTAAAAAGACAGCAGAGTCTTCATCCTCGAGTGACAGCAGTTCTGATGAAGAAGAGTCTCCTAAAACACCAGCTGTGAAAACACCACCTGCTACAAAAGCACAGGCTGCTAAGGCCAAAGCAGACAGCAGCTCGTCTGAGGACTCTTCATCTGAGGAAGAGGAAACGACGGCCAAGACTCCGGTCACAACAAACG GcaaaaagagcaaaaaaaagGGGAAAGAGGAAGAAACGACAACACCCAAGAATACAAAAATCACCACATCCACACCTCAGACTTTTCCCAGAACCAAACAAAAG GAAAGCAATACTCCTTTCCGTAGAGTAAGAGACGAGGAAATTGAGGTGGACCCCCGCCTGGCAGACAATTCATTTGACGCAAAG ATGGGAGCCAACAGTGACTGGGGCCAGAAGGCCAACAGTGTGCTTAAATTTACTAAGGGCAAATCTTTCCGGCATGAAAAGACCAAGAAGAAGCGTGGCAGTTATAGAGGCGGCGCGATCTCCACCTCAGTGAACTCCATTAAGTTTGACAGCGACTGA
- the nolc1 gene encoding nucleolar and coiled-body phosphoprotein 1 isoform X2 gives MAQDGTVPSDLYKHVYSFLVENKFTNAAKEFLKQAKVKPQDQNEDSLLDIFHFWVKSPETKKRKAVTSSPSAVNGPSAKKAKKDAVSSSSEDSSSEEEAAAPAKKVVQAKAPAPKKPAAVAAKKSSSSEDSSDSEDEAPAKTAAKKPAAVKPAVKPAAPARKKDTSSSSEDSDSDVEPAKTPATGAKAKPVARTPKSASTPVSAAKKQDSSSNEDSSSDSEDEAPAKTAVKAPVPVKTPPAKPAAPAESSSEESSSDEEDAPPTKKSKIGQFNAVPPPRALTTPVKAPVKTATPKASAKKDSSSSDSSDSEDEAKKPAAKPAPAKAAPAKKAPTKVAPAQKKDSSSSDSSSSEDEAAKPAVKVTPAKAASAKTTPAKVTPAADKSSSSSSEDSDDEELAAKKPAAKVVPVKPAPAKKTPAKVKPAAKESSSSSSESEEDKPATKPTPAKAAPAKAAPAKAAPAKAAPAKAAPAKAAPLKTTPAKKKDSSSDSDSSEDEAPAKPAAKSKPLSTPKPAAKPAESSSDSDSSSDDEEPQKKATTTPISKPAATSAKPTSAAKPSAKAAESSSDSDSSSDEEPQKKTTTTPVSKPGTPAKPAVAAKPAAKPADSSSDSESDSSDSEDETAAAKKAKPVAATAAKKSAPATKPPAPASKNAAESSSSDSDSSSEDEKKVKTTVTPKAAAAKPVSSKKAESSSSESDSSDSETEAKKTPAKPAVTNGKAATTKTPTSAAKTPAKKTAESSSSSDSSSDEEESPKTPAVKTPPATKAQAAKAKADSSSSEDSSSEEEETTAKTPVTTNGKKSKKKGKEEETTTPKNTKITTSTPQTFPRTKQKSKRRGN, from the exons ATGGCGCAGGACGGTACGGTGCCCAGCGATCTCTACAAGCATGTGTACTCGTTTCTCGTGGAAAATAAGTTCACCAACGCCGCGAAAGAGTTTTTAAAGCAAGCTAAAGTG AAACCTCAAGACCAAAATGAGGACAGTCTCCTGGACATCTTCCATTTTTGGGTCAA GTCCCCAGAAACCAAAAAGCGCAAAGCGGTCACCAGTAGCCCTTCGGCAGTCAACGGCCCATCAGCCAAGAAAGCAAAGAAAGATGCAGTGAGTTCAAGTAGTGAGGACTCCAGCAGTGAAGAGGAAGCTGCAGCACCTGCCAAGAAAGTTGTACAAG CGAAAGCTCCTGCTCCAAAGAAGCCAGCAGCTGTAGCTGCTAAAAAGAGCAGCAGCTCTGAAGACTCCAGCGACTCGGAGGATGAAGCTCCAGCTAAAACAGCAGCAAAG AAGCCTGCAGCTGTGAAACCTGCTGTTAAGCCTGCAGCACCAGCCAGGAAGAAAGACACCAGTTCCAGCAGCGAGGACTCAGACTCTGATGTGGAGCCGGCCAAAACTCCAGCGACAG GAGCAAAGGCCAAGCCTGTGGCAAGGACCCCTAAATCGGCGTCCACTCCGGTGTCTGCAGCTAAGAAGCAAGACAGTAGCAGCAATGAGGACAGCTCTAGTGATTCTGAGGATGAGGCTCCAGCTAAG ACAGCAGTAAAAGCACCAGTCCCAGTGAAGACCCCTCCAGCTAAACCTGCGGCCCCGGCAGAATCCAGCAGTGAGGAGTCCTCCTCAGATGAGGAAGATGCACCTCCTACTAAGAAATCCAAGATTG GACAATTCAATGCCGTCCCGCCTCCTAGAGCACTGACCACTCCAGTCAAAGCCCCTG TTAAGACTGCGACTCCCAAAGCCAGTGCTAAGAAGGACTCATCCAGTTCTGACAGCTCTG ATTCAGAGGATGAAGCAAAGAAACCAGCTGCCAAACCTGCTCCGGCTAAAGCAGCCCCAGCCAAGAAAGCACCTACAAAGGTTGCTCCTGCTCAGAAAAAGGATTCGTCTAGTTCAGATTCTTCAAGCTCAGAGGATGAAGCAGCAAAGCCAGCTGTCAAAGTCACACCAGCAAAAGCTGCATCTGCTAAAACCACACCTGCTAAAGTCACCCCGGCTGCAGACAAGTCTTCATCATCAAGCTCGGAGGACTCTGACGATGAGGAGTTGGCAGCCAAGAAACCGGCAGCTAAAGTTGTCCCGGTTAAACCTGCGCCAGCCAAGAAAACGCCAGCTAAAGTCAAGCCCGCTGCAAAAGAATCATCATCATCTAGCTCCGAGTCTGAGGAAGACAAACCGGCCACAAAACCAACCCCAGCCAAGGCTGCTCCTGCTAAAGCTGCTCCTGCTAAAGCTGCTCCTGCTAAAGCTGCTCCTGCTAAAGCTGCTCCTGCTAAAGCTGCTCCTCTGAAGACAACCCCTGCTAAGAAAAAGGATTCAAGTTCAG ATTCAGACAGCTCTGAGGATGAGGCACCTGCTAAACCAGCAGCTAAATCCAAGCCTTTAAGCACTCCTAAACCTGCAGCCAAGCCCGCTGAATCCAGCTCTGACTCGGACAGCTCTTCAGATGATGAGGAACCGCAAAAGAAAGCTACCACCACACCAATATCCAAACCTGCGGCTACCTCAGCCAAACCTACCTCAGCAGCTAAGCCTTCCGCTAAGGCTGCTGAAAGTAGTTCAGACTCGGACAGCTCATCAGATGAGGAACCGCAAAAGAAAACCACCACCACACCGGTATCCAAACCAGGTACCCCAGCTAAACCTGCAGTTGCAGCTAAACCTGCTGCTAAACCAGCTGATAGCAGTTCTGACTCTGAATCCGACAGCTCTGACTCTGAAGACGAGACTGCGGCTGCAAAGAAAGCTAAACCAGTAGCGGCTACTGCTGCCAAGAAGTCCGCCCCTGCCACCAAACCACCAGCTCCAGCCAGTAAGAACGCAGCGGAGTCCAGCAGCAGTGATTCGGACAGCTCCAGTGAAGACGAGAAGAAAGTAAAGACTACTGTGACCCCAAAAGCAGCAGCAGCTAAGCCAGTTAGCTCGAAGAAAGCCGAGAGCAGTAGCTCCGAATCTGACAGTTCAGACTCTGAGACGGAGGCTAAGAAGACTCCCGCCAAGCCTGCAGTCACCAACGGAAAGGCCGCTACAACAAAAACCCCCACCTCTGCAGCAAAGACGCCAGCTAAAAAGACAGCAGAGTCTTCATCCTCGAGTGACAGCAGTTCTGATGAAGAAGAGTCTCCTAAAACACCAGCTGTGAAAACACCACCTGCTACAAAAGCACAGGCTGCTAAGGCCAAAGCAGACAGCAGCTCGTCTGAGGACTCTTCATCTGAGGAAGAGGAAACGACGGCCAAGACTCCGGTCACAACAAACG GcaaaaagagcaaaaaaaagGGGAAAGAGGAAGAAACGACAACACCCAAGAATACAAAAATCACCACATCCACACCTCAGACTTTTCCCAGAACCAAACAAAAG AGTAAGAGACGAGGAAATTGA